The Sulfurospirillum halorespirans DSM 13726 genome has a window encoding:
- a CDS encoding UDP-2,3-diacylglucosamine diphosphatase — MSPNLIIQEGALFIADAHDSSDRSFFFDFLLHVKQNPPPQLFLMGDMFDLLVGSVAHGVQQYQRYIDLIEELGKSCEVYYFEGNHDFDLSKLFNHVKVIPIEEQPLTCKLPSGKTCLLLHGDKYGTLLNRTYTKIIRNQSVLKILNYIDKRTDASISKKIQNDQHTKKLCKTIEHFATQIQRKLHFYPKTDVIAEGHYHQNVDFMVSGVHYVNFSSFACNQSYFSVQSSSETEFAQKQLRGCNG; from the coding sequence ATGTCCCCTAATCTTATCATTCAAGAAGGAGCGCTTTTTATTGCCGATGCGCATGATTCAAGTGATCGCTCTTTCTTCTTTGATTTTCTTTTACATGTAAAGCAAAATCCTCCACCCCAACTCTTTTTAATGGGCGATATGTTCGACCTTTTGGTGGGCAGTGTTGCGCATGGGGTTCAACAGTACCAACGCTATATTGATCTGATTGAGGAGCTTGGAAAAAGCTGTGAAGTTTACTATTTTGAGGGCAACCACGACTTTGATCTCTCCAAACTCTTTAACCATGTAAAGGTGATTCCCATTGAGGAACAACCGCTTACATGTAAACTTCCCAGTGGCAAAACCTGCTTGTTGTTACACGGCGATAAGTATGGAACGCTTCTTAATCGCACGTATACCAAAATCATCCGCAATCAAAGTGTCTTAAAAATCCTTAATTATATTGATAAAAGAACAGACGCTTCAATCTCAAAAAAGATCCAAAACGATCAACACACGAAAAAATTGTGCAAGACCATCGAGCATTTTGCAACGCAAATACAACGCAAGCTTCATTTCTACCCCAAAACGGACGTTATTGCAGAGGGACATTACCATCAGAATGTCGATTTTATGGTCTCTGGCGTGCATTATGTAAATTTTTCTTCTTTTGCGTGCAATCAAAGTTACTTTAGTGTACAATCTTCCTCAGAGACAGAATTTGCGCAAAAGCAACTAAGGGGCTGCAATGGCTAA
- a CDS encoding chemotaxis protein — MAKESILKVGSNEMELVDFRIFKKEENGVYEGIYGVNVAKVREIIKIPNLTELPGVPDYIEGIFDLRGIVIPVVNLAKWMNIKEPDDGSIKPRIIITEFSDILIGFVVHEAKRIRRISWKDIEPASFVAGMGSLDKSQITGVTRIENDDVLLILDLESVVQALGIYQPKMDINDDQILKVEGTALILDDSMTARKLVSDALKKMGMRVVEAKDGMEGMQRLNELYATYGDRLTDEVKIIISDVEMPQMDGFHFAANVKEDARFKTIPIVFNSSISDHFSEIRGKEAGGEAYLTKFDAGIFYKEVSKVIKSHVKTAQ, encoded by the coding sequence ATGGCTAAAGAGAGTATTTTGAAAGTAGGCTCTAATGAAATGGAGCTGGTGGACTTCCGTATTTTTAAAAAGGAAGAAAACGGCGTGTATGAGGGAATTTACGGTGTGAACGTTGCCAAAGTGCGCGAGATCATCAAAATCCCTAATTTAACAGAACTTCCAGGCGTTCCTGATTATATCGAGGGGATTTTTGACCTTCGTGGTATCGTGATTCCTGTGGTGAATCTTGCAAAATGGATGAACATTAAAGAGCCGGATGATGGATCGATTAAACCTCGTATTATCATTACGGAGTTTAGCGACATTTTGATCGGATTTGTGGTTCATGAAGCCAAACGCATTCGTCGTATCAGCTGGAAAGATATTGAGCCAGCATCGTTTGTTGCGGGCATGGGTTCACTCGATAAGAGTCAGATTACAGGTGTAACGCGTATTGAAAATGACGATGTACTTTTGATCTTAGATCTTGAGAGCGTGGTTCAAGCACTGGGCATTTATCAACCGAAAATGGATATTAACGATGACCAAATTCTTAAAGTAGAAGGCACCGCACTCATTTTGGATGACAGTATGACGGCTCGAAAGCTTGTCAGCGATGCGCTTAAAAAGATGGGCATGCGTGTGGTTGAAGCCAAAGATGGAATGGAAGGGATGCAAAGACTCAATGAGCTTTACGCAACCTACGGTGATCGTTTAACCGATGAGGTCAAAATTATTATCAGCGATGTCGAGATGCCTCAAATGGATGGATTTCACTTTGCAGCCAATGTGAAAGAGGATGCCAGATTTAAAACTATTCCGATCGTTTTTAACTCTTCAATTAGCGATCATTTTAGCGAGATCAGAGGCAAAGAGGCGGGCGGTGAAGCCTACTTAACGAAGTTTGATGCAGGAATTTTCTACAAGGAAGTCTCAAAAGTCATCAAATCACACGTGAAAACAGCACAATAG